The Osmerus eperlanus chromosome 15, fOsmEpe2.1, whole genome shotgun sequence genome includes a window with the following:
- the dnajc5b gene encoding dnaJ homolog subfamily C member 5, whose product MSEQRQRTLSTSGEALYLVLGLDKTCSQDDIKKSYRKLALRYHPDKNPENPDATDKFKELNNAHCVLSDATKRNIYDKYGSLGLYVAQQFGEENVNTYFLLSSWWAKGLFAVCGVLTGCYFCCCLCCCFNCCCGKCKPHTPGDDDPDSYASPEDLEEQIRTDMETDVDTPIITQPVNASEKTQLIGDGRRAYT is encoded by the exons ATGTCAGAGCAGAGGCAACGCACTCTCTCCACCTCAGGAGAAGCTCTCTATCTGGTTCTGGGTCTGGACAAGACCTGCTCACAGGATGACATCAAAAAGTCTTACAG AAAACTTGCGTTAAGATATCACCCGGATAAGAACCCTGAGAATCCTGATGCCACAGATAAGTTCAAGGAGCTGAATAACGCCCACTGTGTCCTGTCTGATGCCACCAAGAGAAACATCTACGACAAATATGGTTCACTGGGGCTGTACGTGGCCCAGCAGTTTGGAGAGGAAAACGTCAACACGTACTTCCTGCTGTCCAGTTGGTGGGCAAAG GGGTTGTTTGCAGTGTGTGGTGTCCTGACAGGCTGCTACTtctgctgctgtctgtgttgTTGCTTCAACTGTTGCTGTGGGAAGTGTAAACCGCACACGCCGGGAGATGACGACCCTGACAGCTACGCGTCTCCAGAAGACTTGGAGGAGCAGATACGCACAGACATGGAAACGG ATGTTGACACCCCCATTATAACTCAGCCAGTCAATGCAAGTGAGAAGACCCAGCTGATTGGTGATGGACGACGAGCCTACACCTGA